The Salvelinus fontinalis isolate EN_2023a chromosome 31, ASM2944872v1, whole genome shotgun sequence genome has a window encoding:
- the LOC129829774 gene encoding cerebellin-4-like, producing the protein MVLLRLLYKVMVNYLVLMFSLALISEFVGAQNDTEPVVLEGKCLVVCDSNPTTDWKGSSSPLGISVRAANSKVAFSAVRSNNHEPSEMSNKTRIIYFDQVLVNIGNYFTLESVFLSPRKGIYSFNFHVIKVYQSQTIQVNLMLNGKPVISAFAGDKDVTREAATNGVLLFLDKEDKVYLKLEKGNLVGGWQYSTFSGFLVFSL; encoded by the exons ATGGTGCTGTTACGGTTGTTGTACAAGGTGATGGTAAACTATCTTGTTCTTATGTTCAGTTTGGCGTTGATCTCTGAGTTTGTGGGAGCTCAGAATGACACGGAGCCTGTAGTCCTGGAGGGCAAATGTCTTGTGGTTTGCGACTCTAATCCGACTACGGATTGGAAGGGCTCGTCCTCTCCTCTTGGCATTTCGGTACGTGCGGCAAACTCCAAGGTCGCTTTTTCTGCGGTCCGGAGCAACAATCACGAACCGTCGGAGATGAGCAATAAAACAAGAATCATATACTTCGACCAA GTTCTTGTGAATATAGGGAACTATTTCACATTGGAATCAGTGTTTTTGTCACCCAGAAAAGGGATCTACAGTTTTAATTTTCATGTTATAAAAGTGTACCAGAGCCAGACTATACAG GTGAACTTAATGTTGAATGGTAAACCTGTCATCTCAGCTTTTGCGGGTGACAAAGACGTAACTCGAGAGGCAGCCACCAATGGAGTTCTGCTCTTTTTGGATAAAGAGGACAAGGTCTACCTTAAACTGGAAAAGGGGAATCTAGTTGGCGGATGGCAATACTCTACGTTCTCTGGTTTCCTTGTTTTCTCtctgtaa